A genomic region of Jeotgalibaca ciconiae contains the following coding sequences:
- a CDS encoding DUF2829 domain-containing protein produces the protein MTFEEVLPKLKNGEKIIRNGWSGTEEFVILVSNDTFEGIPVTPYLLIKTSDEGFSSFAPAVCDILADDWKIVK, from the coding sequence ATGACGTTTGAAGAAGTTTTACCAAAGTTGAAAAATGGTGAAAAAATTATTCGCAACGGTTGGAGTGGAACGGAAGAGTTTGTTATTTTAGTAAGTAACGATACGTTCGAAGGAATTCCTGTCACACCTTATTTATTAATCAAGACAAGTGACGAAGGATTTTCTAGCTTTGCGCCGGCAGTGTGTGATATTCTGGCGGATGATTGGAAAATTGTTAAATAA
- a CDS encoding 3-oxoacyl-ACP reductase: MKTIIYSEFHEQVVFVTGAASGIGAAQATAFLEQGAKVFAFDRQLGSLLDLKMNFPESFGYMVGDVRRQEDLIHAVEQCNQAFGTINILLNTAGILDGYRPLLETSEELFDKIFEVNVKSFFILTKIVLPQMLANKSGVVIPMTSIAGMVAGGGGIGYTMSKHAIVGFIKQLALDYADKGIRVNGIAPGAIDTPMNAADFAGDGAIAKKVAEETPAKRWAKPEEVASLTLFLASQQASYLQGDIIPIDGGWIIK, encoded by the coding sequence ATGAAGACAATTATTTATTCAGAATTCCATGAGCAGGTTGTCTTTGTGACAGGAGCAGCTTCAGGAATTGGAGCTGCGCAAGCAACTGCTTTTTTGGAACAAGGAGCGAAGGTATTTGCCTTTGATCGTCAGCTTGGAAGTTTACTGGACTTAAAAATGAATTTTCCAGAAAGTTTTGGTTATATGGTTGGGGATGTTCGTAGGCAAGAGGACTTAATCCACGCAGTTGAGCAGTGTAACCAAGCGTTCGGCACGATTAATATCTTGCTGAATACGGCAGGGATTTTAGACGGCTATCGCCCATTGCTGGAAACATCGGAAGAATTGTTTGACAAAATCTTTGAAGTCAATGTAAAAAGCTTTTTCATACTTACAAAAATAGTCCTGCCACAAATGTTAGCAAATAAAAGTGGTGTGGTAATCCCCATGACCTCCATAGCGGGCATGGTGGCTGGCGGTGGTGGCATCGGTTATACCATGAGTAAGCATGCGATTGTTGGTTTTATTAAACAATTAGCTCTTGATTATGCGGACAAAGGAATTCGAGTGAATGGGATTGCGCCAGGAGCAATTGATACGCCGATGAATGCGGCAGATTTTGCAGGCGACGGTGCCATAGCAAAGAAAGTGGCCGAAGAAACACCAGCTAAGCGTTGGGCAAAGCCAGAAGAAGTAGCTTCTCTCACCTTATTTTTAGCAAGTCAACAAGCAAGTTATCTTCAAGGAGATATTATTCCAATCGATGGCGGTTGGATTATTAAATAA
- a CDS encoding QueT transporter family protein, which yields MLKSEKKMVAKIRATELTKVALITALYIVITTALSVISFGSVQLRLSEMFNYMPLFNKRYIWAVTLGVAIANMNSPLGIIDVLVGSISTFLVLKITLSITKNIKSTPIKFVLTAFIFAFSMFTVAGQLAIVNDLPFFITWISVGLGELFSMAIGGLIMYGISKKIDLTK from the coding sequence ATGTTAAAAAGCGAAAAAAAGATGGTTGCGAAGATTCGTGCAACTGAACTAACGAAAGTAGCATTGATTACGGCTCTTTACATTGTTATTACCACTGCATTATCTGTCATTAGTTTCGGAAGTGTTCAACTTCGTTTGTCAGAAATGTTCAATTATATGCCTTTATTTAATAAAAGATATATTTGGGCAGTAACTCTTGGCGTAGCAATTGCGAATATGAACTCGCCACTAGGAATCATTGATGTATTAGTAGGCAGTATCTCGACCTTTTTAGTATTGAAGATCACACTATCTATTACGAAAAATATTAAAAGTACACCGATAAAGTTCGTGCTAACAGCATTTATATTTGCCTTTTCAATGTTTACCGTTGCAGGCCAACTAGCCATCGTCAATGATTTACCATTTTTTATTACCTGGATTAGTGTTGGTTTGGGAGAGCTCTTTTCTATGGCAATCGGAGGACTCATTATGTATGGGATAAGCAAAAAAATAGATTTGACAAAATAA
- a CDS encoding acyltransferase family protein, producing MIRKNEYRYLYLAQFISSLLVVLIHCGTVTDISGLHFMIKSILCRIAVPFFLVNNAFFYRARSVEEKKLWLKKVIKIYLIWSIIYLPLGIQFMNEQINLPLILYPIAFILGLTYTGIFYHLWYFPALLFSLFVVSKLIKRFGYMKSFILFGSLYIVGAAETYSSFITHPLLSKILDTYFSIFLTTRNGLFYSSIFVLIGFFISDKKEFLLANRKKMFIGLFFTFVLLCIEGRLIYLNQGRDKNFLMFLSPLLFFGFPLLFSVYKRSRFGQLGRYSQAIFFIHLIPIEIFNHSFENADAITPSYGIIRFLLGVFVSVFLLYLFEKVKPFFYGTIEN from the coding sequence ATGATAAGAAAAAACGAGTACCGTTATTTATATCTTGCACAATTTATTAGTTCATTACTGGTTGTGCTTATTCATTGTGGAACAGTAACTGATATATCTGGCCTCCACTTTATGATAAAAAGCATTTTATGTAGAATAGCGGTACCATTCTTTCTTGTGAACAATGCGTTCTTCTACAGAGCTAGGTCAGTTGAGGAGAAGAAGTTGTGGCTTAAAAAAGTCATCAAGATCTATCTTATTTGGTCTATTATTTATTTACCTCTAGGAATTCAGTTCATGAATGAGCAAATCAACTTACCGCTCATATTATATCCAATTGCATTCATACTTGGACTGACTTATACGGGTATTTTTTATCATCTCTGGTATTTTCCAGCTCTCCTATTCTCATTGTTTGTGGTCTCGAAGCTGATAAAGAGATTCGGTTATATGAAATCTTTTATTTTGTTTGGCTCATTGTATATAGTGGGAGCCGCTGAAACGTATTCTTCTTTTATTACACACCCATTACTTTCCAAAATTTTAGACACTTATTTTTCTATCTTTTTGACTACAAGAAATGGCCTTTTTTATAGTTCTATATTTGTTTTAATAGGTTTTTTTATTTCTGATAAGAAAGAATTCTTGCTAGCAAATAGAAAAAAGATGTTTATTGGATTATTCTTTACATTTGTATTGTTGTGCATAGAAGGACGGCTCATTTATTTGAATCAAGGAAGGGACAAGAATTTTCTCATGTTCTTAAGCCCCTTGCTATTTTTTGGTTTTCCTTTACTATTTTCTGTATATAAAAGAAGTCGGTTCGGACAGCTTGGACGATACAGCCAAGCGATTTTTTTCATTCACTTGATTCCTATTGAAATATTCAATCATAGTTTTGAGAATGCTGACGCAATTACACCTTCTTATGGGATCATAAGATTCTTACTGGGTGTATTCGTTTCTGTATTTTTATTGTATTTATTCGAAAAGGTCAAGCCTTTTTTCTATGGGACAATTGAAAATTGA
- a CDS encoding uracil-DNA glycosylase, whose protein sequence is MEYPLHLMNEVKEKTKSFQLEGFLAGKGPRNAIAMLVGEAPGRTELVTKVPFSGQAGKELDAELDKANLSRNDLYITSAVRSRPFRIKTRIDKNGSIITSHPNRTPTNGEVMAFAPLLDFEIQEIQPKIIAPMGNIALKRLLGNQYRISAYHGQILNLPIFEISEDRARYEKTKESYTILPIYHPAAILYNRTLKEVIAADWSHLVEMIKKESSE, encoded by the coding sequence ATGGAATATCCGTTACATCTCATGAATGAAGTAAAAGAAAAAACAAAATCATTTCAACTGGAAGGTTTCCTAGCGGGAAAAGGTCCTAGAAATGCAATTGCGATGTTGGTGGGTGAAGCTCCTGGCCGCACAGAACTCGTAACCAAAGTTCCTTTTAGCGGACAGGCTGGAAAAGAGCTTGACGCAGAACTCGATAAGGCAAATCTTAGCCGAAACGATCTCTATATTACCAGTGCTGTTAGAAGTCGACCGTTTCGGATCAAAACAAGAATAGACAAAAATGGTTCGATCATAACCAGCCATCCAAACCGTACGCCTACTAATGGTGAAGTAATGGCATTTGCTCCATTATTAGATTTTGAAATTCAAGAAATCCAACCAAAAATCATTGCTCCAATGGGAAACATTGCATTAAAACGGCTGTTGGGCAATCAATACAGAATCTCTGCTTATCATGGACAAATTCTGAATCTGCCAATTTTTGAAATTTCAGAAGATCGTGCACGCTATGAAAAGACAAAAGAAAGTTACACCATTCTCCCTATTTATCATCCAGCAGCGATTCTTTATAACCGGACTTTAAAAGAAGTGATTGCAGCAGATTGGAGTCATTTGGTTGAAATGATTAAAAAAGAAAGCAGTGAGTAA